Proteins encoded within one genomic window of Methyloterricola oryzae:
- a CDS encoding MerR family DNA-binding protein yields the protein MSSKMIRHYEAIGLLSRQRRTLSGYRDFDENDIHTLRFIRQARDTGFSTPEIKQLLSLWADRDRPAGEVRLLALEHLKALEAKIAELRAMAATLHQLIDRCQGDDRPECPILDALAGDVTSSSRHNSQSTVAIANALTPRRRNHHE from the coding sequence ATTTCCAGCAAAATGATCCGGCACTATGAGGCCATCGGCCTGTTGTCCCGACAACGGCGCACCCTGTCCGGGTATCGGGACTTTGATGAAAACGATATCCACACCCTCCGGTTTATCCGGCAAGCGCGGGACACTGGGTTTTCCACCCCGGAAATCAAGCAACTGCTATCGCTCTGGGCAGACAGAGATCGCCCCGCGGGAGAGGTCCGCCTTCTGGCCTTGGAGCATCTGAAGGCGCTTGAGGCCAAGATTGCGGAACTTCGGGCTATGGCCGCCACGCTGCACCAGTTGATTGATCGGTGTCAGGGCGATGACCGTCCTGAATGCCCGATCCTCGATGCTTTGGCGGGAGATGTCACCTCTTCGTCTCGCCACAATTCCCAAAGCACCGTGGCGATTGCGAATGCCCTCACACCCAGAAGGAGAAATCATCATGAATAG
- a CDS encoding PAS domain S-box protein, with protein MENGLIDLHPFRGLPSSDVNNFPFAPKLALALRPFHIKSLTSMAEAASHSPFSQQIAVHLISLLVIVAGGLVFLLRILNLPLSDILPAAQTMPANAALGFIVAGLGLWLLIDRSHQVQDSLTGNRGSMLCAIFLLALGLVTLAEYLFGLYLQIDSLFMADTYGSVTSPTRMAPMSVVCFLILGVLIILRRWRPHTQHLIQFFSVCLLGISGLAILGCLYYPESIWLLPPYSSMAPLTATLFILLAFGILIIQCSFSTITLGYGLALVGVGLAFKLYLLVKAWYGLSLAPFVSFYSIIIFTSLLAGPGPGLFSVALAALVVSIWVYEPVGVMEVESPSNQIALILFSVNGLLINLITHLYHRHRQKAQALERNLAGAALLESEGRLRAFTTATFDIVYRMSADWSEMRQLHGREFIADTLTPSRTWVDTYIHPDDQREVLATIEQAIQTKDQFELEHRVIKVDGSIGWTHSRAVPILDDRGEIVEWFGAASDVTRQKQAEAALRASERRFRAIFNHQFQYSGLLSPDLRIVEISNSILHGTGFTPEEVTGMFFLDAPWWRDLPDTVAQWQRLIKKARGQTGPCQDEASYLTRDGTLRHGLNTVTALRDEQGNLEFLLAEGIDITERKQAEQKSASDLTALMRMQALSRLVVEDSNADLMCKEILDAAVSIMGSDKGTLQLLEGDELRIAAQLGHDRAFLDFFANAEKVASVCGEAIRQGTRILVPDVETSPIFSNSPSLRILRAAGVSAVQSTPLRTRKGRLLGILTTHWAQPHAPREEDLWRLDLLARQAADFIEQRLNEEELRRQEQRINEELAAMKRLHELAVMAITERDAKPLLEKIVEVAIEIAGADFGNIQILDPQSHSLRIAAQRNFPDWWLAYWDSVFAESACVCGQALARKERIIVEDVEKSPLFVGTPGLQVQLDAGVRAVQSTPLLSRSGQPLGMFSTHYRTPQRPSDRALRLMDLLARQAADCIEQKYSEMVLRASEEKYRQLFDHMTEGFGLHEIILDGEGKPCDWRFVELNAAWESQTGIPRETAIGKTMRQVWPDLDAHWLETFGQVALTGQPVRYENYNASLQRWFETFAFSTVPNFFALIFVDITARKLAEENLRRSEERYRLLHENSRDAFVQVAMDGHILECNELYCQLLGYTRAELEALTYIDLTPSRWHAMESAIVEQQIIVRGYSEIYEKEYRRKDGTTVPVELRTVLITDADNQPASMWATIREITERKQAEAALEQSRNDLDRAQQVGKIGSWRLDVRQNVLSWSDENYQIFGVQKGTPLSYDSFLSLVHPDDRSYVDSEWQAGLHGKPYDIEHRIVAGGDIKWVRERAYLECEETGPLIGGFGITQDITDRKLAELSLRESRQQLALALEAGQLGFWDWDIPSGRVQFGGNWAAMLGYEPSEVEPHVRAWEKLIHPDEKDAVMATLSDHLEGRTPIYDCEHRLRHKDGSWRWILDRGQVVARDSEGRPLRAIGTHSDVTARREAQIALQEADRRKNEFLAMLGHELRNPLTPINNIAQALGTLPLTEAAVAKASEVLARNVDHITHLVDDLLDVSRITRGLVTIERHSVELNSLIEQLAEPIKPSFDGKQQTLALHLTPQPINLGGDPVRLTQVFSNLLINANKYTGKGGHIDLRTELEAGWVIVRIQDDGIGIEPELLPQVFELFTQGKRSLARSDGGLGIGLTLVKKLVELHGGEITASSAGANQGSLFVVRLPLNPAASVGAEPTFPTERKRETEQPLRILMIDDNQDILDSMSFLLELQGHLLKTANNGMQGLAIAQSFMPDLIFLDIGLPEMDGYQVAKKLREQPGGHDVRIVAMSGYSPGPGDSGTDKPLFNQYLLKPSKLSELQELIADFQRAKQGIPHAPTAESPP; from the coding sequence GTGGAAAACGGCCTGATCGATTTACATCCTTTTCGGGGGCTGCCTTCTTCAGACGTAAACAATTTCCCGTTTGCACCAAAACTCGCACTCGCCCTAAGGCCATTTCACATTAAAAGTCTCACCTCAATGGCCGAAGCCGCATCCCATTCTCCCTTTTCGCAACAGATCGCGGTTCATCTCATCAGCCTACTCGTGATTGTTGCAGGAGGACTGGTTTTTCTCCTCAGGATTTTGAATCTCCCTTTAAGTGATATTTTACCAGCGGCTCAGACGATGCCCGCCAATGCCGCCCTAGGCTTCATAGTCGCGGGACTGGGTTTGTGGCTATTAATTGATCGCTCACACCAGGTGCAAGATTCATTAACCGGAAACAGAGGGAGCATGTTATGTGCAATTTTCCTGTTAGCGCTCGGCCTTGTAACACTTGCTGAGTATCTCTTTGGCCTTTATTTACAGATTGACAGCCTTTTTATGGCGGACACGTACGGGTCCGTCACCTCACCCACCCGCATGGCGCCAATGAGTGTGGTGTGTTTCCTCATTCTGGGCGTGCTCATTATTCTCAGACGATGGCGACCGCACACTCAGCACCTCATCCAATTTTTTTCGGTCTGCCTTTTGGGCATTTCCGGCTTGGCCATTTTAGGATGTCTTTATTATCCAGAATCCATTTGGCTGCTTCCACCCTACTCTTCCATGGCGCCACTGACAGCCACGCTGTTTATCCTACTGGCCTTTGGTATCCTTATCATCCAATGTTCTTTCTCCACGATAACCCTGGGCTATGGGCTGGCCTTGGTCGGAGTCGGATTAGCATTCAAATTGTATTTACTTGTTAAAGCTTGGTACGGCCTCAGTTTAGCCCCCTTTGTTTCATTTTATTCCATTATTATTTTTACCAGCTTATTGGCCGGGCCAGGGCCCGGACTGTTTTCTGTCGCTCTGGCTGCTTTGGTTGTGTCCATTTGGGTCTATGAACCCGTTGGTGTGATGGAGGTAGAGTCACCCTCCAATCAGATCGCCTTGATACTATTCAGCGTCAATGGACTGCTAATCAATTTAATTACTCATCTTTATCATCGTCATCGCCAAAAAGCCCAGGCTTTGGAACGCAATCTAGCCGGGGCGGCATTGCTCGAGAGTGAAGGACGCTTAAGGGCTTTCACCACAGCCACTTTCGATATCGTCTACCGCATGAGCGCCGACTGGAGCGAGATGCGGCAACTTCACGGACGGGAGTTCATCGCCGATACCCTGACACCTAGCCGAACCTGGGTCGATACCTATATCCATCCCGATGATCAGCGGGAAGTGTTGGCCACGATTGAGCAGGCGATTCAAACCAAAGACCAATTCGAGTTGGAGCATCGCGTCATAAAGGTTGATGGCAGTATCGGTTGGACGCATTCACGCGCGGTTCCGATACTGGATGACCGCGGCGAAATCGTCGAGTGGTTCGGCGCTGCCAGCGATGTAACGCGGCAGAAACAGGCCGAGGCAGCCTTACGTGCAAGTGAACGCCGATTCCGTGCCATTTTCAATCATCAGTTCCAATACAGCGGCCTATTGTCACCCGACCTGCGCATCGTCGAAATCAGCAATTCCATTCTTCACGGCACCGGCTTCACGCCAGAAGAAGTCACCGGCATGTTCTTCCTGGATGCACCTTGGTGGCGTGATCTCCCGGACACGGTGGCGCAATGGCAGCGCCTTATCAAAAAGGCGAGGGGCCAAACCGGGCCATGTCAGGACGAAGCCAGTTACTTGACCCGGGATGGGACCCTGCGCCATGGCCTAAACACGGTAACGGCACTGCGCGACGAGCAGGGAAATCTGGAATTTCTCCTGGCCGAAGGCATTGACATCACCGAGCGCAAACAGGCGGAGCAAAAATCTGCATCAGATCTGACTGCCTTAATGCGGATGCAGGCATTGAGCCGACTCGTTGTTGAGGATTCGAATGCCGATTTGATGTGCAAGGAAATCCTGGATGCGGCTGTTTCCATCATGGGCAGCGATAAAGGCACGCTGCAGTTGTTGGAGGGTGATGAACTACGTATTGCTGCCCAGCTTGGCCATGACCGCGCCTTTCTGGATTTTTTCGCCAACGCTGAAAAGGTGGCATCGGTTTGTGGTGAAGCAATTCGCCAGGGCACCCGCATCCTGGTGCCGGATGTAGAAACGAGCCCCATTTTTAGCAACAGCCCGTCCTTGCGGATACTGCGCGCCGCCGGAGTCAGCGCGGTGCAATCCACTCCCCTGCGCACGCGGAAAGGTCGCTTGCTGGGCATTTTGACGACCCATTGGGCGCAACCGCATGCGCCGCGGGAGGAGGATTTGTGGCGGCTGGATCTGCTAGCCCGTCAGGCTGCCGATTTTATTGAGCAGCGGCTAAACGAGGAGGAACTGCGCAGGCAGGAACAGCGCATCAACGAAGAACTCGCGGCCATGAAACGGCTCCATGAGTTGGCCGTTATGGCGATTACAGAAAGGGACGCCAAGCCACTGCTTGAAAAAATCGTCGAGGTCGCGATTGAGATTGCCGGCGCTGATTTTGGCAACATCCAGATCCTGGATCCTCAGTCGCATAGCCTACGCATCGCAGCACAACGAAACTTTCCGGATTGGTGGCTCGCTTATTGGGATTCCGTTTTTGCCGAAAGCGCATGCGTTTGCGGACAGGCGTTAGCCCGGAAGGAGCGCATCATCGTGGAGGACGTGGAAAAGAGTCCCTTGTTTGTAGGCACGCCGGGCCTCCAGGTCCAACTCGACGCTGGCGTGCGTGCCGTGCAATCAACCCCGTTGCTGTCCCGATCCGGCCAACCGCTCGGTATGTTTTCCACCCATTACCGCACGCCGCAGCGACCTAGTGATCGGGCGCTTCGCTTGATGGATCTGCTGGCGCGCCAGGCCGCCGATTGCATCGAACAGAAATACAGCGAAATGGTCCTGCGGGCCAGTGAAGAAAAATATCGCCAGCTGTTTGATCACATGACGGAAGGGTTCGGCCTGCATGAGATCATCCTCGATGGCGAAGGTAAGCCCTGCGATTGGCGGTTCGTCGAACTTAATGCGGCCTGGGAAAGCCAGACGGGTATCCCGCGCGAAACCGCCATTGGCAAGACCATGCGGCAGGTCTGGCCGGATCTGGATGCCCATTGGCTTGAGACCTTCGGCCAAGTTGCTCTCACCGGCCAACCGGTACGCTACGAGAACTACAACGCGTCTTTGCAGCGCTGGTTTGAAACCTTTGCCTTTTCTACGGTGCCGAACTTCTTCGCTCTGATCTTCGTCGACATCACGGCACGGAAGCTGGCCGAGGAAAATTTGCGCCGCTCCGAGGAGCGCTATCGTCTCCTGCATGAAAACAGCCGCGATGCCTTTGTGCAGGTCGCCATGGACGGGCACATCCTGGAATGCAACGAGTTGTATTGCCAACTGCTTGGATATACCCGCGCCGAACTCGAGGCGCTGACTTATATAGACCTGACCCCCAGCCGCTGGCATGCCATGGAGTCAGCCATAGTCGAACAGCAGATTATCGTGCGCGGTTATTCCGAAATTTACGAAAAGGAATACCGGCGCAAGGACGGAACCACTGTCCCGGTTGAATTGCGCACTGTCCTCATTACCGATGCCGATAACCAGCCCGCGTCCATGTGGGCAACCATACGGGAAATCACAGAGCGAAAACAGGCTGAGGCCGCGCTGGAGCAGAGCAGAAATGATCTCGATCGCGCCCAGCAGGTCGGAAAGATCGGCTCCTGGCGACTCGATGTGCGCCAGAATGTTCTGTCCTGGTCGGACGAGAACTACCAGATTTTCGGTGTGCAAAAAGGAACACCGTTGAGCTACGACAGTTTTCTGTCGTTGGTGCATCCTGACGATCGCTCTTATGTGGATAGTGAATGGCAGGCGGGCTTGCACGGCAAGCCTTACGACATCGAACACCGCATTGTCGCCGGCGGCGACATCAAATGGGTGAGGGAAAGAGCCTATTTAGAGTGCGAGGAGACGGGACCATTGATAGGTGGGTTCGGCATCACGCAGGACATTACCGACCGTAAGCTGGCGGAGCTGTCTCTGAGGGAGAGCCGCCAGCAGCTCGCCCTGGCGCTTGAAGCCGGCCAACTTGGTTTCTGGGATTGGGATATTCCCAGCGGGCGAGTGCAGTTCGGCGGTAACTGGGCAGCCATGCTGGGCTATGAACCCAGTGAAGTTGAACCCCATGTCCGAGCCTGGGAAAAGCTGATTCATCCGGATGAAAAAGACGCGGTCATGGCGACGCTGAGCGACCATCTCGAAGGCCGCACACCCATTTACGATTGTGAGCATCGCCTGCGCCACAAAGACGGTAGCTGGCGTTGGATTCTGGACCGCGGGCAGGTGGTCGCCAGAGATTCCGAGGGTCGACCGCTACGTGCGATCGGAACCCATTCCGACGTGACAGCGCGCCGCGAGGCCCAAATTGCTCTTCAGGAAGCAGACCGCCGCAAGAATGAATTCCTGGCGATGCTCGGCCACGAACTGCGTAACCCGCTGACGCCGATTAACAACATTGCGCAAGCGCTGGGTACCCTGCCGCTCACCGAAGCGGCGGTTGCCAAGGCTTCTGAAGTGCTTGCCCGCAATGTCGACCATATCACCCACCTGGTCGATGATTTGCTCGATGTCTCGCGGATCACTCGGGGCCTGGTGACCATTGAGCGGCATTCTGTTGAGCTTAACTCGCTGATTGAGCAGCTCGCCGAACCAATCAAGCCTTCTTTTGACGGCAAACAACAAACCCTCGCCCTCCATCTGACTCCCCAGCCCATCAATTTGGGGGGCGACCCGGTTCGCCTTACCCAGGTGTTCAGCAACCTGCTCATCAACGCGAACAAGTACACGGGTAAAGGCGGGCATATCGATCTGAGAACTGAACTGGAGGCGGGGTGGGTCATTGTCCGCATACAGGATGACGGTATTGGTATCGAGCCCGAGTTGCTTCCCCAAGTTTTCGAACTCTTTACCCAGGGGAAACGGTCTCTCGCCCGATCTGACGGCGGTTTGGGAATCGGACTTACCCTGGTCAAAAAGCTGGTTGAGTTGCATGGCGGCGAAATCACGGCATCCAGCGCGGGCGCAAACCAGGGATCCCTGTTCGTGGTCAGGCTGCCCTTGAACCCTGCGGCTTCCGTAGGTGCAGAACCTACTTTTCCCACTGAAAGAAAACGTGAGACAGAACAGCCGCTGCGGATACTGATGATCGATGACAATCAGGATATTCTCGACAGCATGTCGTTTTTGCTGGAGTTGCAGGGCCACCTGTTAAAGACGGCAAACAATGGGATGCAGGGCCTTGCGATCGCTCAAAGCTTTATGCCGGATCTGATCTTCCTTGATATTGGGCTGCCTGAAATGGACGGTTACCAGGTTGCCAAGAAATTACGAGAGCAACCAGGTGGCCACGACGTGAGGATAGTAGCCATGAGCGGCTACAGCCCGGGCCCGGGGGACTCTGGAACCGACAAGCCCCTATTTAACCAGTATCTGCTGAAGCCTTCGAAACTGAGCGAACTGCAGGAGCTTATCGCAGACTTCCAGCGCGCCAAACAAGGAATACCGCACGCGCCGACAGCCGAGTCGCCACCCTGA
- a CDS encoding DUF4396 domain-containing protein: protein MEHHHHTQSTGRPASFNNLLALKATLHCLSGCAIGEVLGLLIGSVLGWSNFGTVALAIVLAFLTGYAFTLIPLLNAGVGWRMAAGTALAADTASIAVMELVDNLTMLLIPGAMDAPPDTAMFWISLLASLFLAGLAAFPLNRWLIGRGRGHALAHGHSH, encoded by the coding sequence ATGGAACACCACCATCACACACAGTCGACCGGGCGTCCCGCTTCGTTCAATAACCTGCTGGCCTTGAAGGCGACACTGCATTGCTTGTCCGGCTGCGCCATTGGCGAAGTGTTGGGCCTTTTAATTGGCAGCGTGCTGGGATGGAGCAACTTCGGCACGGTGGCCCTCGCGATCGTCTTGGCCTTTCTGACTGGCTACGCCTTCACGCTGATCCCCCTCCTGAATGCGGGGGTGGGATGGCGCATGGCGGCGGGTACGGCCCTTGCCGCCGATACCGCTTCCATTGCGGTCATGGAACTGGTCGACAACCTAACCATGTTGCTGATCCCGGGTGCGATGGACGCCCCGCCGGACACGGCGATGTTCTGGATCAGCTTGCTGGCCTCGTTGTTTTTGGCCGGGTTGGCGGCATTCCCGCTGAACCGCTGGTTGATCGGCCGCGGCCGGGGACACGCTCTGGCCCATGGCCACTCTCATTAA
- a CDS encoding class I SAM-dependent methyltransferase, whose product MNSLETAKANAAAAYNAAADLFDHPANTFWDRFGRETIERLGLQPGQSVLDVCCGSGASAIPAAEAVGREGRVVGIDLAENLLELAWRKAESRGLNQVKFTLGDMMSLEFPEAAFDAVVCVFGIFFVPDMPSAVRELWHRVKPGGKLALTTWGPNFFEPANRVFWESIRSEAPDLHKSFNPWDRISHPDSLAAMLAEVGIEDADISEQAGIHAIDSPEDWWTTLLGSGYRGTIDRLDAVAHGRVREANLRYIRDSRLSGIEANVIYAIATKSDV is encoded by the coding sequence ATGAATAGCTTGGAGACCGCTAAAGCCAATGCGGCTGCCGCGTACAACGCCGCCGCCGATCTTTTCGATCATCCCGCCAACACGTTTTGGGATCGTTTCGGCAGGGAGACAATTGAGCGCTTGGGCCTTCAGCCCGGGCAATCCGTGCTGGATGTCTGCTGCGGAAGCGGAGCCTCAGCGATCCCTGCGGCAGAGGCCGTCGGTCGGGAGGGGCGAGTCGTTGGAATCGACCTGGCGGAAAACCTCTTGGAACTGGCCTGGCGCAAAGCTGAGAGCCGGGGGCTGAACCAGGTCAAGTTCACGCTGGGCGACATGATGTCGCTGGAATTCCCGGAGGCTGCCTTCGACGCCGTGGTATGCGTCTTTGGGATTTTCTTCGTGCCCGATATGCCAAGCGCGGTGCGCGAACTCTGGCACCGCGTTAAGCCGGGAGGGAAGCTCGCCCTGACAACATGGGGACCCAACTTCTTCGAGCCCGCCAATCGGGTATTTTGGGAGTCAATTCGAAGCGAGGCCCCCGACCTGCACAAATCCTTCAACCCCTGGGACCGGATCAGCCATCCAGACTCCCTCGCGGCCATGTTGGCGGAAGTGGGGATCGAAGACGCCGACATATCGGAGCAAGCGGGCATTCACGCTATCGATTCGCCCGAGGATTGGTGGACAACCCTTTTGGGCTCTGGATACCGGGGAACCATCGACCGTTTAGACGCCGTCGCCCATGGGCGTGTGCGTGAGGCTAATCTTCGCTATATCCGGGATTCCCGCCTTTCGGGTATCGAAGCCAACGTGATCTATGCTATCGCCACCAAGTCGGATGTCTGA